CCTTAGCTTTTGGGCTAGAGACATTCACCGGACGGAAGCGGGGCGGAGCATGGCACGGGCCGGACTCAGCGCGGCCAGGCTGACCGAGGCGGCAGCCGTGATGGCGGACCGCGACGGCCTGGAGAAGGTCACCGTCTCCGCCCTCGCCCGGCATTTCGGCGTCCGGGACGCCAGCCTGTACAAACACGTCCGCAACCTGCACGACCTGCGGGTCCGGATCGCCCTCCTCGCCTCCGAGGAGATGACCGAACGGATCGGCGCCGCGGTGGCCGGCCGGGCCGGCAAGGCCGCCCTGGTCGCCTTCGCGGACGCCTACCGCCGCTACGCCCTGGACCACCCCGGCCGCTACGCGGCCACCCAGCAGC
The window above is part of the Kitasatospora sp. HUAS MG31 genome. Proteins encoded here:
- a CDS encoding TetR/AcrR family transcriptional regulator, with amino-acid sequence MARAGLSAARLTEAAAVMADRDGLEKVTVSALARHFGVRDASLYKHVRNLHDLRVRIALLASEEMTERIGAAVAGRAGKAALVAFADAYRRYALDHPGRYAATQQRLTPEEVADSVGFRRSVELTYGMLRGYDLAEPDLTDAARLLRSAFHGYIHLELAGGFGHARAVDASWARTLDALHAVLTTWPPRDDGSTP